A genome region from Macaca nemestrina isolate mMacNem1 chromosome 20, mMacNem.hap1, whole genome shotgun sequence includes the following:
- the LOC105489698 gene encoding zinc finger protein 493 isoform X3 → MKRHSMVVKPPVVCSHFAEDLCPGPGIKDSFQKVILREYVKCGHKDLQLRKGCKSVNECNVHKEGYNELNLCLTTTQRKILQCDKYVKVFHKFLNSNRHNTKHTRKKPFKCKKCGKSFCLLLHLRQHKRIHIRENSYQCEECGKAFIWFSTLTRHRRVHTGKKSYKYEECGKAFNQDSNLSTHKRIHTGQKSYKCEECGTAFYQFSHLTRHKLIHTGEKPYKCEECGKAFNRSSTLTRHKIIHTGEKPYKCEECGKAFSVLSALTKHKIIHTEEKPHRCEEYGKAYKESSHLTTHKRINTGEKPYKCEECGKTFSIFSILTEHKIIHTEEKPYKCEECGKAFKRSSTLTNHKIIHTEEKPYKCEECGKAFKQSSTLTIHKIIHTGEKPYKCEECGKAFKRSSTLTIHKIIHTGEKPYKCEECGKAFNRSSHLTTHKRIHTGQKPYKCKECGKSFSEFSTLTKHKIIHTEEKPYKCEECGKAFNRSSILSIHKKTHTGEKPYKCEECGKAFKQSSHLAGHKHVHGGQKPYKCELCGKAFSIFSTLTKHKIIHTEEKPYKCEECGKTFYRFSNLNTHKIIHTGKKPCKCEECGKAFNHSSNLTKHKLIHTGDKPYKCEQCGKAFRRSSHLSRHKIIHIGIHTEEILQM, encoded by the coding sequence ttgtATGTTCTCATTTTGCTGAAGACCTTTGCCCAGGGCCAGGCATTAAAGATTCTTTTCAAAAAGTGATACTGAGAGAATATGTAAAATGTGGACACAAGGATTTACAGTTAAGAAAAGGCTGTAAAAGTGTGAATGAGTGTAATGTGCACAAAGAAGGTTATAATGAACTAAACCTGTGTTTGACAACTACCCAGAGAAAAATACTTCAATGTGATAAATATGTGAAAGTCTTccacaaatttttaaattcaaatagaCATAACACAAAACATACTAGAAAGAAACCtttcaaatgtaaaaaatgtGGCAAATCATTTTGCCTGCTTTTACACCTACGTCAGCATAAAAGAATTCATATTAGAGAGAATTCTTAccaatgtgaagaatgtggcaaagcattTATCTGGTTCTCAACCCTTACTAGACACAGGCGGGTTCATACTGGAAAGAAATCCTACAAATacgaagaatgtggcaaagcttttaaccagGACTCAAACCTTTCtacacataagagaattcatactggacaGAAatcctacaaatgtgaagaatgtggcacaGCTTTCTACCAATTCTCACACCTTACTAGGCATAAgttaattcatactggagagaaaccctacaaatgtgaagaatgtggcaaagcttttaaccgATCTTCAACCCTTACTagacataagataattcatactggagaaaaaccctataaatgtgaagaatgtggcaaagcctttagtgtTTTGTCAGCCCTTActaaacataagataattcacACTGAAGAGAAACCCCACAGATGTGAAGAATATGGCAAAGCTTATAAGGAGTCCTCACACCTTACTACACATAAAAGAATtaatactggagagaaaccatacaaatgtgaagaatgtggcaaaacctttAGTATATTCTCAATCCTTACtgaacataagataattcatacagaagagaaaccctacaaatgtgaagaatgtggcaaagcttttaaacGATCTTCAACCCTTACTAaccataagataattcatactgaagagaaaccctacaaatgtgaagaatgtggtaaAGCTTTTAAACAATCTTCAACCCTTActatacataaaataattcatactggagaaaaaccctacaaatgtgaagaatgtggcaaagcttttaagcGATCTTCAACCCTTActatacataaaataattcatactggagaaaaaccctacaaatgtgaagaatgtggcaaagcttttaatcGGTCCTCACACCTTACtacacataagagaattcatactggacagaaaccctacaaatgtaaagaatgtggcaaatcCTTTAGTGAATTCTCAACACTTActaaacataagataattcatactgaagagaaaccctacaaatgtgaagaatgtggcaaagcttttaaccgATCTTCAATCCTTAGTATACATAAGAAaactcatactggagaaaaaccctacaaatgtgaagaatgtggcaaagcttttaagcAGTCCTCACACCTCGCTGGGCATAAGCATGTTCATGGTggacagaaaccctacaaatgtgaattatgtggcaaagcctttagtatATTCTCAACCCTTActaaacataagataattcatactgaagagaaaccctacaaatgtgaagaatgtggcaaaacttTCTACCGATTCTCAAACCTTAATAcgcataagataattcatactggaaagaaaccctgcaaatgtgaagaatgtggcaaagctttcaaCCATTCCTCAAACCTTACTAAACATAAGCTAATTCATACTGGAGacaaaccctacaaatgtgaacaatgtggcaaagcttttaggCGGTCTTCACATCTTAGTagacataagataattcatattGGAATTCATACTGAAGAGattctacaaatgtga
- the LOC105489698 gene encoding zinc finger protein 493 isoform X2: MLENYRNLVLAGIDVSKPNLITCLEQGKYPWNMKRHSMVVKPPVVCSHFAEDLCPGPGIKDSFQKVILREYVKCGHKDLQLRKGCKSVNECNVHKEGYNELNLCLTTTQRKILQCDKYVKVFHKFLNSNRHNTKHTRKKPFKCKKCGKSFCLLLHLRQHKRIHIRENSYQCEECGKAFIWFSTLTRHRRVHTGKKSYKYEECGKAFNQDSNLSTHKRIHTGQKSYKCEECGTAFYQFSHLTRHKLIHTGEKPYKCEECGKAFNRSSTLTRHKIIHTGEKPYKCEECGKAFSVLSALTKHKIIHTEEKPHRCEEYGKAYKESSHLTTHKRINTGEKPYKCEECGKTFSIFSILTEHKIIHTEEKPYKCEECGKAFKRSSTLTNHKIIHTEEKPYKCEECGKAFKQSSTLTIHKIIHTGEKPYKCEECGKAFKRSSTLTIHKIIHTGEKPYKCEECGKAFNRSSHLTTHKRIHTGQKPYKCKECGKSFSEFSTLTKHKIIHTEEKPYKCEECGKAFNRSSILSIHKKTHTGEKPYKCEECGKAFKQSSHLAGHKHVHGGQKPYKCELCGKAFSIFSTLTKHKIIHTEEKPYKCEECGKTFYRFSNLNTHKIIHTGKKPCKCEECGKAFNHSSNLTKHKLIHTGDKPYKCEQCGKAFRRSSHLSRHKIIHIGIHTEEILQM, translated from the coding sequence ttgtATGTTCTCATTTTGCTGAAGACCTTTGCCCAGGGCCAGGCATTAAAGATTCTTTTCAAAAAGTGATACTGAGAGAATATGTAAAATGTGGACACAAGGATTTACAGTTAAGAAAAGGCTGTAAAAGTGTGAATGAGTGTAATGTGCACAAAGAAGGTTATAATGAACTAAACCTGTGTTTGACAACTACCCAGAGAAAAATACTTCAATGTGATAAATATGTGAAAGTCTTccacaaatttttaaattcaaatagaCATAACACAAAACATACTAGAAAGAAACCtttcaaatgtaaaaaatgtGGCAAATCATTTTGCCTGCTTTTACACCTACGTCAGCATAAAAGAATTCATATTAGAGAGAATTCTTAccaatgtgaagaatgtggcaaagcattTATCTGGTTCTCAACCCTTACTAGACACAGGCGGGTTCATACTGGAAAGAAATCCTACAAATacgaagaatgtggcaaagcttttaaccagGACTCAAACCTTTCtacacataagagaattcatactggacaGAAatcctacaaatgtgaagaatgtggcacaGCTTTCTACCAATTCTCACACCTTACTAGGCATAAgttaattcatactggagagaaaccctacaaatgtgaagaatgtggcaaagcttttaaccgATCTTCAACCCTTACTagacataagataattcatactggagaaaaaccctataaatgtgaagaatgtggcaaagcctttagtgtTTTGTCAGCCCTTActaaacataagataattcacACTGAAGAGAAACCCCACAGATGTGAAGAATATGGCAAAGCTTATAAGGAGTCCTCACACCTTACTACACATAAAAGAATtaatactggagagaaaccatacaaatgtgaagaatgtggcaaaacctttAGTATATTCTCAATCCTTACtgaacataagataattcatacagaagagaaaccctacaaatgtgaagaatgtggcaaagcttttaaacGATCTTCAACCCTTACTAaccataagataattcatactgaagagaaaccctacaaatgtgaagaatgtggtaaAGCTTTTAAACAATCTTCAACCCTTActatacataaaataattcatactggagaaaaaccctacaaatgtgaagaatgtggcaaagcttttaagcGATCTTCAACCCTTActatacataaaataattcatactggagaaaaaccctacaaatgtgaagaatgtggcaaagcttttaatcGGTCCTCACACCTTACtacacataagagaattcatactggacagaaaccctacaaatgtaaagaatgtggcaaatcCTTTAGTGAATTCTCAACACTTActaaacataagataattcatactgaagagaaaccctacaaatgtgaagaatgtggcaaagcttttaaccgATCTTCAATCCTTAGTATACATAAGAAaactcatactggagaaaaaccctacaaatgtgaagaatgtggcaaagcttttaagcAGTCCTCACACCTCGCTGGGCATAAGCATGTTCATGGTggacagaaaccctacaaatgtgaattatgtggcaaagcctttagtatATTCTCAACCCTTActaaacataagataattcatactgaagagaaaccctacaaatgtgaagaatgtggcaaaacttTCTACCGATTCTCAAACCTTAATAcgcataagataattcatactggaaagaaaccctgcaaatgtgaagaatgtggcaaagctttcaaCCATTCCTCAAACCTTACTAAACATAAGCTAATTCATACTGGAGacaaaccctacaaatgtgaacaatgtggcaaagcttttaggCGGTCTTCACATCTTAGTagacataagataattcatattGGAATTCATACTGAAGAGattctacaaatgtga
- the LOC105489698 gene encoding zinc finger protein 492 isoform X4, translating to MLENYRNLVLAGIDVSKPNLITCLEQGKYPWNMKRHSMVVKPPVVCSHFAEDLCPGPGIKDSFQKVILREYVKCGHKDLQLRKGCKSVNECNVHKEGYNELNLCLTTTQRKILQCDKYVKVFHKFLNSNRHNTKHTRKKPFKCKKCGKSFCLLLHLRQHKRIHIRENSYQCEECGKAFIWFSTLTRHRRVHTGKKSYKYEECGKAFNQDSNLSTHKRIHTGQKSYKCEECGTAFYQFSHLTRHKLIHTGEKPYKCEECGKAFNRSSTLTRHKIIHTGEKPYKCEECGKAFSVLSALTKHKIIHTEEKPHRCEEYGKAYKESSHLTTHKRINTGEKPYKCEECGKTFSIFSILTEHKIIHTEEKPYKCEECGKAFKRSSTLTNHKIIHTEEKPYKCEECGKAFKQSSTLTIHKIIHTGEKPYKCEECGKAFKRSSTLTIHKIIHTGEKPYKCEECGKAFNRSSHLTTHKRIHTGQKPYKCKECGKSFSEFSTLTKHKIIHTEEKPYKCEECGKAFNRSSILSIHKKTQPGAVAHACNPSTLGGRDGWITGSGVRDQPDQHSETLSLLKVQTISWAWWQAPVIPAT from the exons ttgtATGTTCTCATTTTGCTGAAGACCTTTGCCCAGGGCCAGGCATTAAAGATTCTTTTCAAAAAGTGATACTGAGAGAATATGTAAAATGTGGACACAAGGATTTACAGTTAAGAAAAGGCTGTAAAAGTGTGAATGAGTGTAATGTGCACAAAGAAGGTTATAATGAACTAAACCTGTGTTTGACAACTACCCAGAGAAAAATACTTCAATGTGATAAATATGTGAAAGTCTTccacaaatttttaaattcaaatagaCATAACACAAAACATACTAGAAAGAAACCtttcaaatgtaaaaaatgtGGCAAATCATTTTGCCTGCTTTTACACCTACGTCAGCATAAAAGAATTCATATTAGAGAGAATTCTTAccaatgtgaagaatgtggcaaagcattTATCTGGTTCTCAACCCTTACTAGACACAGGCGGGTTCATACTGGAAAGAAATCCTACAAATacgaagaatgtggcaaagcttttaaccagGACTCAAACCTTTCtacacataagagaattcatactggacaGAAatcctacaaatgtgaagaatgtggcacaGCTTTCTACCAATTCTCACACCTTACTAGGCATAAgttaattcatactggagagaaaccctacaaatgtgaagaatgtggcaaagcttttaaccgATCTTCAACCCTTACTagacataagataattcatactggagaaaaaccctataaatgtgaagaatgtggcaaagcctttagtgtTTTGTCAGCCCTTActaaacataagataattcacACTGAAGAGAAACCCCACAGATGTGAAGAATATGGCAAAGCTTATAAGGAGTCCTCACACCTTACTACACATAAAAGAATtaatactggagagaaaccatacaaatgtgaagaatgtggcaaaacctttAGTATATTCTCAATCCTTACtgaacataagataattcatacagaagagaaaccctacaaatgtgaagaatgtggcaaagcttttaaacGATCTTCAACCCTTACTAaccataagataattcatactgaagagaaaccctacaaatgtgaagaatgtggtaaAGCTTTTAAACAATCTTCAACCCTTActatacataaaataattcatactggagaaaaaccctacaaatgtgaagaatgtggcaaagcttttaagcGATCTTCAACCCTTActatacataaaataattcatactggagaaaaaccctacaaatgtgaagaatgtggcaaagcttttaatcGGTCCTCACACCTTACtacacataagagaattcatactggacagaaaccctacaaatgtaaagaatgtggcaaatcCTTTAGTGAATTCTCAACACTTActaaacataagataattcatactgaagagaaaccctacaaatgtgaagaatgtggcaaagcttttaaccgATCTTCAATCCTTAGTATACATAAGAAaactca gccaggtgcagtggctcacgcctgtaatcccagcactttgggaggccgagatgggtggatcactgggtcaggagttcgagaccagcctgaccaacatagtgaaaccctgtctctgctaaaagtacaaacaattagctgggcgtggtggcaggcacctgtaatcccagctacttag